Proteins found in one Bacillus subtilis subsp. subtilis str. 168 genomic segment:
- the glcT gene encoding transcriptional antiterminator (BglG family) (Evidence 1a: Function from experimental evidences in the studied strain; PubMedId: 10974121, 14527945, 15155854, 17074746, 22750856; Product type r: regulator): MTKELRIVNGSFTVKKVLNNNVLIASHHKYSEVVLIGKGIGFGKKQDDVIEDKGYDKMFILKDEKEQKQFKKLLDYVDEKLVDISNDVIYHISNRTNHSLNEHIHIALTDHIAFAIKRQQQGFDMKNPFLMETQSLYPEEYQIAKEVIDMINEKAGLCLPEGEIGFIALHIHSALTNRPLSEVNQHSQLMAQLVEVIEDSFQMKVNKESVNYLRLIRHIRFTIERIKKEEPTKEPEKLMLLLKNEYPLCYNTAWKLIKILQQTLKKPVHEAEAVYLTLHLYRLTNKIS; this comes from the coding sequence ATGACAAAGGAGCTGAGGATCGTGAATGGGTCCTTCACAGTGAAAAAGGTACTGAATAATAACGTATTAATTGCTTCTCATCATAAATACAGCGAAGTCGTTTTAATCGGAAAAGGTATTGGTTTCGGAAAAAAACAAGATGATGTCATTGAAGATAAAGGCTACGATAAAATGTTCATTTTAAAAGACGAGAAGGAACAAAAGCAGTTTAAAAAGCTCCTTGACTATGTTGATGAAAAGCTCGTTGATATTTCAAACGATGTCATCTATCACATAAGCAATAGGACGAATCACTCATTAAATGAACATATTCACATTGCGTTGACAGACCATATCGCATTTGCGATCAAAAGGCAGCAGCAGGGATTTGATATGAAAAATCCATTTCTAATGGAGACTCAGTCACTATATCCTGAGGAGTACCAAATTGCCAAAGAAGTCATAGATATGATCAATGAAAAAGCGGGACTCTGCCTTCCGGAAGGGGAGATTGGTTTTATCGCTCTGCATATCCATTCAGCGTTGACAAACCGTCCGCTGTCCGAGGTCAATCAGCACTCTCAGCTCATGGCGCAGCTTGTCGAGGTGATTGAAGACTCATTTCAAATGAAAGTAAATAAGGAAAGTGTCAACTATTTGCGGCTGATCAGGCATATCAGATTTACAATAGAAAGAATTAAAAAAGAAGAACCGACTAAAGAACCAGAAAAATTAATGTTGTTATTGAAAAATGAATATCCGCTATGCTACAATACAGCTTGGAAATTGATTAAAATCTTGCAGCAAACATTGAAGAAACCAGTTCATGAGGCGGAAGCGGTTTATCTGACGCTTCATCTGTACCGATTAACCAATAAAATTTCATAA
- the ykvZ gene encoding putative transcriptional regulator (LacI family) (Evidence 3: Putative function from multiple computational evidences; Product type r: regulator), whose translation MANIKDIAEKAGVSVTTVSRVINNHPYVSEDKRKRVFEAMESLEYTRNIHAVHLSKGFSNMIGVVLPTVNLPYFAELIAGIADAAAESGVHLSLFQTNYEVQKEIFALSQLKQRQVDGLIFCSKALADEKLMEWEGPILLCQNSDNARFPTISIPHQEAFRNGLDYLIAKGHKKIAICLARKKGMNSHFRIKAYKEALEEIGEAFREDWVIEKAITINDGKALFHKWNTWKEKPTAIFVANDQVSAGLFLEAKNQRVSVPDELAILSVDNHEISQALGITTIDIQTREMGKQAFAILEKRIQGQPIERKVLDYRLIERSTV comes from the coding sequence ATGGCTAATATTAAAGACATTGCAGAGAAAGCCGGTGTCTCTGTTACAACGGTTTCCCGAGTCATAAACAATCATCCATACGTCAGTGAAGACAAACGAAAAAGAGTGTTTGAGGCAATGGAATCATTGGAGTACACGAGAAATATTCACGCTGTACATTTGTCGAAAGGATTTTCAAACATGATTGGTGTTGTCTTGCCGACGGTTAATCTGCCATATTTTGCAGAGCTGATTGCAGGAATAGCCGACGCAGCCGCGGAATCCGGGGTTCACCTCTCTTTATTCCAAACAAACTATGAAGTACAAAAAGAAATCTTTGCGCTGTCCCAATTAAAGCAGCGCCAGGTTGACGGCCTGATTTTTTGCTCAAAGGCGCTTGCTGATGAGAAACTCATGGAATGGGAGGGCCCGATTTTGCTTTGCCAGAATTCAGATAATGCCCGCTTCCCAACCATCAGCATTCCTCACCAAGAAGCATTTCGGAACGGCTTGGACTATTTAATTGCCAAAGGGCACAAAAAAATAGCCATCTGTTTGGCAAGAAAAAAAGGCATGAACAGCCATTTTCGAATCAAAGCCTACAAAGAGGCATTGGAAGAGATCGGCGAGGCATTTCGTGAAGACTGGGTAATTGAGAAAGCGATTACAATCAATGATGGGAAGGCGCTTTTTCATAAATGGAATACGTGGAAGGAAAAGCCGACGGCTATTTTTGTTGCCAATGACCAAGTCTCAGCAGGGCTTTTTCTTGAAGCAAAGAACCAGCGGGTGTCAGTACCGGATGAGCTTGCAATCTTAAGCGTTGATAACCACGAAATCAGCCAAGCGCTTGGAATCACAACGATCGATATTCAGACAAGGGAAATGGGAAAGCAGGCATTTGCCATATTGGAAAAAAGAATTCAAGGACAGCCGATTGAAAGGAAAGTTCTGGATTACCGTCTCATCGAAAGATCGACTGTTTAG
- the pfeT gene encoding Fe(II) efflux transporter possibly involved in copper(II) uptake (Evidence 1a: Function from experimental evidences in the studied strain; PubMedId: 12029044, 12180919, 15802251, 21813502, 26261021, 26566138; Product type t : transporter) — protein sequence MNEQVIVQRDPHEPLKTDKREKNWAQHAELIAALVSGALILAGWLLSGYQVLSIILFLLAFVIGGFAKAKEGIEETLESKTLNVELLMIFAAIGSALIGYWAEGAILIFIFSLSGALETYTMNKSSRDLTSLMQLEPEEATLMVNGETKRVPVSDLQAGDMIVIKPGERVAADGIIESGSTSLDESALTGESMPVEKNTGDTVFTGTVNRNGSLTVRVTKANEDSLFRKIIKLVESAQNSVSPAQAFIERFENAYVKGVLIAVALLLFVPHFALGWSWSETFYRAMVFMVVASPCALVASIMPAALSLISNGARNGMLVKGSVFLEQLGSVQMIAFDKTGTVTKGQPAVETIRIAEGFSEAEVLEAVYAIETQSSHPLAQAITAYAESRGVNQSGYISIEETSGFGVMAEVSGAKWKVGKAGFIGEEMAAQFMKQTASDVIQSGHTIVFVKKDDQIAGCIALKDQIRPEAKEVMEELNRLGIKTAMLTGDHEDTAQAIAKEAGMTTVVAECLPDQKVNEIKRLKEEFGTIAMVGDGINDAPALKAADVGIAMGGGTDVALETADMVLMKNDLKKLVNMCRLSRKMNRIIKQNIVFSLAVICLLICANFLQAMELPFGVIGHEGSTILVILNGLRLLK from the coding sequence ATGAATGAACAAGTTATCGTTCAACGCGACCCGCATGAGCCATTGAAAACAGACAAGAGGGAAAAAAACTGGGCACAGCACGCGGAGCTTATTGCAGCACTTGTATCAGGCGCTCTTATTTTGGCAGGCTGGCTCTTATCCGGATATCAGGTATTATCCATAATACTTTTCTTGCTGGCTTTTGTGATCGGCGGATTTGCTAAAGCGAAGGAAGGAATCGAAGAAACACTCGAATCCAAAACGCTGAATGTAGAACTTTTAATGATTTTCGCTGCCATTGGTTCCGCCTTGATCGGATACTGGGCAGAGGGTGCTATTTTAATATTTATTTTTTCCTTAAGCGGAGCTTTAGAAACATACACGATGAATAAAAGCAGCAGAGATTTAACGTCTTTAATGCAGCTTGAGCCTGAAGAAGCGACATTGATGGTCAATGGTGAAACCAAAAGAGTTCCGGTTTCAGACTTGCAGGCCGGTGATATGATTGTGATCAAACCTGGAGAACGCGTAGCGGCAGACGGTATCATTGAATCGGGCTCGACAAGTCTTGACGAGTCGGCTTTAACAGGTGAATCAATGCCTGTAGAAAAAAACACAGGCGACACTGTATTCACAGGAACGGTGAATCGCAATGGCTCCTTGACAGTCCGTGTCACGAAAGCAAATGAAGATTCGTTATTCAGAAAAATTATCAAACTGGTTGAATCAGCGCAAAATAGTGTTTCACCCGCGCAGGCTTTCATCGAACGATTTGAAAATGCTTATGTGAAAGGTGTGCTAATTGCGGTGGCGCTCCTTTTATTCGTCCCGCACTTTGCGCTGGGCTGGAGCTGGAGTGAAACCTTCTACCGCGCAATGGTGTTTATGGTTGTCGCGTCACCTTGTGCGCTTGTCGCCTCTATTATGCCGGCGGCGCTGTCCCTGATTTCAAATGGCGCCCGCAACGGTATGCTTGTGAAAGGAAGCGTCTTTCTTGAACAGCTGGGCTCAGTGCAAATGATCGCCTTTGATAAAACCGGAACTGTAACAAAAGGCCAGCCTGCCGTAGAGACGATCAGAATAGCAGAAGGATTCAGTGAAGCGGAAGTTCTTGAGGCTGTCTATGCCATCGAAACGCAATCAAGCCATCCGCTCGCCCAAGCCATAACGGCGTACGCTGAAAGCCGCGGCGTGAATCAGTCCGGCTACATATCTATAGAAGAAACCTCAGGGTTTGGCGTTATGGCAGAAGTGTCGGGTGCGAAATGGAAGGTCGGTAAAGCAGGTTTTATCGGCGAGGAAATGGCAGCACAATTTATGAAACAAACAGCATCAGATGTCATTCAAAGCGGTCATACAATTGTATTTGTGAAAAAGGATGATCAAATAGCAGGCTGTATCGCACTGAAGGACCAAATCAGGCCTGAAGCAAAAGAGGTCATGGAAGAACTGAACCGACTTGGGATTAAAACGGCCATGCTGACAGGAGATCACGAAGACACGGCTCAAGCGATTGCCAAGGAAGCCGGCATGACAACTGTCGTGGCAGAATGCCTGCCTGACCAAAAAGTGAATGAAATCAAACGGTTAAAAGAAGAATTCGGAACGATTGCAATGGTGGGTGACGGAATCAATGATGCGCCGGCACTCAAAGCAGCGGATGTCGGCATTGCGATGGGCGGCGGAACAGATGTAGCACTTGAGACCGCTGATATGGTCCTCATGAAAAACGATTTGAAAAAGCTCGTAAACATGTGCCGCTTGTCTCGGAAAATGAACAGGATCATCAAACAAAATATCGTGTTTTCTCTAGCTGTAATCTGCCTGCTGATTTGTGCAAACTTTTTGCAGGCGATGGAATTGCCATTTGGCGTGATTGGTCATGAGGGCAGCACGATTTTAGTCATACTAAACGGTTTAAGACTCCTAAAATAA
- the ptsI gene encoding phosphotransferase system (PTS) enzyme I (Evidence 1a: Function from experimental evidences in the studied strain; PubMedId: 3106335, 11902727, 15155854, 15670601, 25355936, 26159071; Product type e : enzyme), whose amino-acid sequence MQELKGIGASAGIAIAKAYRLEEPDLTVEKKNISDSEAEVSRFDEAIARSKEELEKIKEHALKELGQDKADIFSAHLLVLSDPELLNPVKEKISTDSVNAEFALKETSSMFVTMFESMDNEYMKERAADIRDVTKRVTGHLLGVEIPNPSMISEEVIIVAEDLTPSDTAQLNREFVKGFTTDIGGRTSHSAIMARSLEIPAVVGTKAATGTIQNGVTVIVDGINGDVIIDPSAETVKEYEEKHNAYLAQKAEWAKLVNEPTVSKDGHHVELAANIGTPDDVKGVLENGGEAVGLYRTEFLYMGRDQLPTEDEQFDAYKTVLERMEGKSVVVRTLDIGGDKELPYLQLPKEMNPFLGYRAIRLCLEEQEIFRTQLRALLRASTYGNLKIMFPMIATVNEFKEAKAILLEEKEKLVKAGQAVSDDIEVGMMVEIPSTAVIADQFAKEVDFFSIGTNDLIQYTMAADRMNERVSYLYQPYNPAILRLITLVIEAAHKEGKWVGMCGEMAGDEIAIPILLGLGLDEFSMSATSILPARTQISKLSKQEAESFKEKILSMSTTEEVVAFVKETFK is encoded by the coding sequence ATGCAAGAATTAAAAGGGATTGGTGCTTCAGCCGGCATCGCGATTGCAAAAGCGTACCGGCTTGAAGAGCCAGATTTAACGGTTGAAAAGAAAAACATCTCTGATTCTGAAGCGGAAGTAAGCCGTTTTGATGAAGCGATTGCACGTTCAAAAGAAGAGCTCGAAAAAATCAAAGAGCACGCTTTGAAAGAACTGGGTCAGGATAAAGCTGATATTTTTTCTGCTCACCTTTTAGTTCTCAGTGACCCTGAGCTTCTGAACCCTGTGAAAGAAAAAATCAGCACTGATTCAGTGAACGCTGAATTCGCTTTAAAAGAAACGTCTTCTATGTTCGTTACTATGTTTGAATCTATGGACAACGAATATATGAAAGAGCGTGCGGCAGATATCCGCGATGTAACAAAACGCGTAACCGGCCACCTGCTTGGCGTCGAAATTCCAAACCCAAGCATGATCTCAGAAGAGGTTATTATTGTAGCTGAAGACTTAACACCGTCTGACACAGCTCAATTAAACCGTGAGTTCGTAAAAGGATTCACTACTGATATCGGCGGACGCACATCTCACTCTGCCATCATGGCACGTTCTCTTGAGATTCCAGCAGTTGTTGGAACGAAAGCTGCTACAGGCACGATCCAAAACGGCGTGACTGTTATCGTTGACGGTATCAATGGCGATGTCATTATTGACCCATCTGCGGAAACTGTAAAAGAGTATGAAGAAAAACATAATGCTTATTTGGCTCAAAAAGCTGAGTGGGCGAAGCTTGTCAATGAACCGACTGTCTCAAAAGACGGACATCATGTAGAGCTTGCAGCGAACATCGGTACTCCTGATGATGTAAAAGGTGTTCTTGAAAACGGCGGAGAAGCAGTTGGCCTTTACCGTACAGAATTCCTTTACATGGGAAGAGATCAGCTGCCTACAGAAGATGAGCAGTTTGATGCTTACAAAACGGTTCTTGAGCGTATGGAAGGAAAATCAGTCGTCGTGCGGACACTTGATATCGGCGGAGACAAAGAGCTTCCTTACCTGCAGCTTCCTAAAGAAATGAACCCGTTCCTGGGATATAGAGCGATTCGTCTTTGCCTTGAAGAGCAAGAAATCTTCAGAACACAGCTTCGCGCGCTGCTTCGTGCAAGTACATACGGAAACTTGAAAATCATGTTCCCTATGATTGCGACAGTTAACGAATTCAAAGAAGCAAAAGCGATCCTTCTTGAAGAGAAAGAAAAGCTCGTAAAAGCGGGACAGGCTGTATCTGACGATATTGAAGTCGGAATGATGGTTGAGATTCCGTCAACTGCAGTCATCGCTGATCAGTTTGCTAAAGAGGTTGATTTCTTCAGTATCGGAACAAACGATTTGATTCAATACACAATGGCAGCTGACCGTATGAATGAACGTGTATCTTACCTGTATCAGCCATACAACCCGGCAATCCTTCGCTTAATTACACTGGTAATTGAAGCAGCACACAAAGAAGGAAAATGGGTTGGCATGTGCGGAGAAATGGCAGGAGACGAGATTGCGATTCCGATCCTTCTCGGCTTAGGCTTAGATGAGTTCTCAATGAGCGCAACGTCTATCCTTCCGGCAAGAACACAAATCAGCAAATTGTCTAAACAAGAAGCTGAGTCATTCAAAGAGAAAATCTTATCTATGAGCACGACAGAAGAAGTTGTCGCGTTCGTAAAAGAAACATTCAAGTAA
- the papB gene encoding Xaa-Pro Xaa-Pro-Xaa di-tri-peptidase used in osmoprotection (Evidence 1a: Function from experimental evidences in the studied strain; PubMedId: 7770058, 23144141; Product type e: enzyme) gives MNRIQRVSSWLKEAGHTAAFIHTKENVFYLTGFYTEPHERLMGLFIFQEEEPFFVCPGMEAGQARNAGWNHEIIGYADHENPWELIEKALKKRNISIHMLAVEKDSISLSRAEQLKHATGGAQFVSAEETLNQFRLIKDDNEIRLLKEAAKLADYGVEVGTAALREGISEVEVLAQIEYELKKKGIQGMSFSTMVLFGEKSGQPHGNPGTATLKKGDFVLFDLGVILDGYCSDITRTFAYKTINPKQEAIYETVLQAEKAAIEASKPGVRIGDLDLTARGIIEKAGYGDYFPHRLGHGLGISVHEYPSMSQANDTLLQEGMVYTIEPGIYVPEIGGVRIEDDVHVTKDGAVALTQYPKDLIIL, from the coding sequence GTGAATAGAATACAACGCGTCTCTTCATGGCTGAAGGAAGCGGGGCATACTGCCGCATTTATTCATACGAAAGAAAATGTTTTTTACTTAACCGGTTTTTACACAGAGCCGCATGAAAGATTAATGGGGTTATTTATTTTTCAAGAAGAGGAGCCTTTCTTTGTTTGTCCAGGAATGGAAGCAGGACAGGCCCGCAACGCAGGCTGGAATCATGAAATCATTGGCTATGCGGATCACGAAAATCCGTGGGAGCTGATAGAGAAGGCTTTGAAAAAGCGAAATATCAGCATACATATGCTTGCGGTAGAAAAGGATTCAATCTCGCTGTCACGTGCAGAACAGCTGAAGCATGCGACGGGCGGGGCTCAATTTGTTTCAGCAGAAGAAACACTCAATCAATTTCGCCTGATTAAAGATGACAATGAGATTCGTTTGCTGAAAGAGGCGGCAAAGCTTGCAGATTACGGTGTTGAAGTCGGCACAGCCGCTTTGCGTGAAGGCATCAGTGAAGTGGAAGTGCTCGCTCAAATTGAGTATGAGCTGAAGAAAAAAGGAATTCAGGGCATGTCTTTCTCTACAATGGTTTTATTCGGAGAAAAATCTGGCCAGCCTCATGGAAATCCTGGTACAGCCACGTTGAAGAAAGGTGATTTTGTTTTATTTGATCTCGGTGTTATTCTTGATGGCTATTGCTCTGATATTACAAGAACGTTTGCATACAAAACCATCAATCCGAAGCAGGAGGCCATTTACGAGACTGTGCTTCAAGCGGAAAAAGCCGCGATTGAGGCAAGCAAACCCGGTGTGAGAATCGGAGATCTGGATTTAACTGCCCGCGGAATCATTGAAAAAGCGGGATATGGTGATTATTTTCCTCACCGGCTTGGGCATGGACTCGGAATTTCAGTCCATGAGTATCCATCAATGAGCCAGGCCAACGATACACTGCTGCAGGAAGGCATGGTCTACACGATCGAACCGGGGATTTATGTGCCAGAGATCGGCGGCGTACGCATTGAGGATGACGTTCACGTAACAAAGGACGGAGCAGTTGCTCTGACCCAATATCCAAAGGATTTGATCATACTGTAA
- the stoA gene encoding spore-specific thiol-disulfide oxidoreductase (SpoVD maturation) (Evidence 1a: Function from experimental evidences in the studied strain; PubMedId: 15292147, 15322369, 15342593, 19144642, 28383125; Product type e: enzyme) — MLTKRLLTIYIMLLGLIAWFPGAAQAEEKQPAVPAVFLMKTIEGEDISIPNKGQKTILHFWTSWCPPCKKELPQFQSFYDAHPSDSVKLVTVNLVNSEQNQQVVEDFIKANKLTFPIVLDSKGELMKEYHIITIPTSFLLNEKGEIEKTKIGPMTAEQLKEWTEE, encoded by the coding sequence ATGTTGACGAAGCGCTTGCTTACTATATACATTATGTTATTAGGGTTGATTGCATGGTTTCCAGGTGCGGCACAAGCTGAGGAAAAACAGCCTGCTGTTCCCGCTGTTTTTCTTATGAAAACGATAGAAGGGGAGGACATCTCGATTCCGAATAAAGGGCAAAAAACAATTCTCCATTTTTGGACGTCATGGTGCCCGCCCTGCAAAAAGGAGCTTCCACAGTTTCAATCGTTTTATGATGCCCATCCATCCGACAGTGTAAAGCTGGTAACGGTGAATTTAGTGAATTCGGAACAAAATCAGCAAGTCGTTGAAGACTTTATTAAAGCAAACAAGCTGACGTTTCCGATTGTCCTTGACTCAAAAGGGGAATTGATGAAGGAGTATCATATCATCACGATCCCAACATCATTTTTGCTGAATGAAAAGGGAGAAATTGAAAAAACAAAAATTGGCCCGATGACAGCGGAACAACTGAAGGAATGGACGGAAGAATAG
- the ptsH gene encoding histidine-containing phosphocarrier protein of the phosphotransferase system (PTS) (HPr protein) (Evidence 1a: Function from experimental evidences in the studied strain; PubMedId: 10217795, 12411438, 14527945, 15126459, 16267306, 17085448, 17142398, 17726680, 20487301, 25355936; Product type f: factor) — protein MAQKTFKVTADSGIHARPATVLVQTASKYDADVNLEYNGKTVNLKSIMGVMSLGIAKGAEITISASGADENDALNALEETMKSEGLGE, from the coding sequence ATGGCACAAAAAACATTTAAAGTAACTGCAGATTCTGGAATCCATGCTCGTCCTGCGACAGTTCTTGTACAAACTGCTAGCAAATACGACGCTGACGTTAATTTAGAATATAACGGCAAAACAGTTAACCTTAAATCTATTATGGGTGTTATGTCTTTAGGTATCGCTAAAGGCGCTGAGATCACAATCTCTGCTTCCGGAGCTGACGAAAACGATGCTCTTAACGCTTTAGAAGAAACAATGAAAAGCGAAGGACTCGGCGAGTAA
- the ptsG gene encoding phosphotransferase system (PTS) glucose-specific enzyme IICBA component (Evidence 1a: Function from experimental evidences in the studied strain; PubMedId: 1447219, 8418852, 8432747, 9593197, 14527945, 15849754, 16850406, 22846916; Product type t: transporter), with amino-acid sequence MFKALFGVLQKIGRALMLPVAILPAAGILLAIGNAMQNKDMIQVLHFLSNDNVQLVAGVMESAGQIVFDNLPLLFAVGVAIGLANGDGVAGIAAIIGYLVMNVSMSAVLLANGTIPSDSVERAKFFTENHPAYVNMLGIPTLATGVFGGIIVGVLAALLFNRFYTIELPQYLGFFAGKRFVPIVTSISALILGLIMLVIWPPIQHGLNAFSTGLVEANPTLAAFIFGVIERSLIPFGLHHIFYSPFWYEFFSYKSAAGEIIRGDQRIFMAQIKDGVQLTAGTFMTGKYPFMMFGLPAAALAIYHEAKPQNKKLVAGIMGSAALTSFLTGITEPLEFSFLFVAPVLFAIHCLFAGLSFMVMQLLNVKIGMTFSGGLIDYFLFGILPNRTAWWLVIPVGLGLAVIYYFGFRFAIRKFNLKTPGREDAAEETAAPGKTGEAGDLPYEILQAMGDQENIKHLDACITRLRVTVNDQKKVDKDRLKQLGASGVLEVGNNIQAIFGPRSDGLKTQMQDIIAGRKPRPEPKTSAQEEVGQQVEEVIAEPLQNEIGEEVFVSPITGEIHPITDVPDQVFSGKMMGDGFAILPSEGIVVSPVRGKILNVFPTKHAIGLQSDGGREILIHFGIDTVSLKGEGFTSFVSEGDRVEPGQKLLEVDLDAVKPNVPSLMTPIVFTNLAEGETVSIKASGSVNREQEDIVKIEK; translated from the coding sequence ATGTTTAAAGCATTATTCGGCGTTCTTCAAAAAATTGGGCGTGCGCTTATGCTTCCAGTTGCGATCCTTCCGGCTGCGGGTATTTTGCTTGCGATCGGGAATGCGATGCAAAATAAGGACATGATTCAGGTCCTGCATTTCTTGAGCAATGACAATGTTCAGCTTGTAGCAGGTGTGATGGAAAGTGCTGGGCAGATTGTTTTCGATAACCTTCCGCTTCTTTTCGCAGTAGGTGTAGCCATCGGGCTTGCCAATGGTGATGGAGTTGCAGGGATTGCAGCAATTATCGGTTATCTTGTAATGAATGTATCCATGAGTGCGGTTCTTCTTGCAAACGGAACCATTCCTTCGGATTCAGTTGAAAGAGCCAAGTTCTTTACGGAAAACCATCCTGCATATGTAAACATGCTTGGTATACCTACCTTGGCGACAGGGGTGTTCGGCGGTATTATCGTCGGTGTGTTAGCTGCATTATTGTTTAACAGATTTTACACAATTGAACTGCCGCAATACCTTGGTTTCTTTGCGGGTAAACGTTTCGTTCCAATTGTTACGTCAATTTCTGCACTGATTCTGGGTCTTATTATGTTAGTGATCTGGCCTCCAATCCAGCATGGATTGAATGCCTTTTCAACAGGATTAGTGGAAGCGAATCCAACCCTTGCTGCATTTATCTTCGGGGTGATTGAACGTTCGCTTATCCCATTCGGATTGCACCATATTTTCTATTCACCGTTCTGGTATGAATTCTTCAGCTATAAGAGTGCAGCAGGAGAAATCATCCGCGGGGATCAGCGTATCTTTATGGCGCAGATTAAAGACGGCGTACAGTTAACGGCAGGTACGTTCATGACAGGTAAATATCCATTTATGATGTTCGGTCTGCCTGCTGCGGCGCTTGCCATTTATCATGAAGCAAAACCGCAAAACAAAAAACTCGTTGCAGGTATTATGGGTTCAGCGGCCTTGACATCTTTCTTAACGGGGATCACAGAGCCATTGGAATTTTCTTTCTTATTCGTTGCTCCAGTCCTGTTTGCGATTCACTGTTTGTTTGCGGGACTTTCATTCATGGTCATGCAGCTGTTGAATGTTAAGATTGGTATGACATTCTCCGGCGGTTTAATTGACTACTTCCTATTCGGTATTTTACCAAACCGGACGGCATGGTGGCTTGTCATCCCTGTCGGCTTAGGGTTAGCGGTCATTTACTACTTTGGATTCCGATTTGCCATCCGCAAATTTAATCTGAAAACACCTGGACGCGAGGATGCTGCGGAAGAAACAGCAGCACCTGGGAAAACAGGTGAAGCAGGAGATCTTCCTTATGAGATTCTGCAGGCAATGGGTGACCAGGAAAACATCAAACACCTTGATGCTTGTATCACTCGTCTGCGTGTGACTGTAAACGATCAGAAAAAGGTTGATAAAGACCGTCTGAAACAGCTTGGCGCTTCCGGAGTGCTGGAAGTCGGCAACAACATTCAGGCTATTTTCGGACCGCGTTCTGACGGGTTAAAAACACAAATGCAAGACATTATTGCGGGACGCAAGCCTAGACCTGAGCCGAAAACATCTGCTCAAGAGGAAGTAGGCCAGCAGGTTGAGGAAGTGATTGCAGAACCGCTGCAAAATGAAATCGGCGAGGAAGTTTTCGTTTCTCCGATTACCGGGGAAATTCACCCAATTACGGATGTTCCTGACCAAGTCTTCTCAGGGAAAATGATGGGTGACGGTTTTGCGATTCTCCCTTCTGAAGGAATTGTCGTATCACCGGTTCGCGGAAAAATTCTCAATGTGTTCCCGACAAAACATGCGATCGGCCTGCAATCCGACGGCGGAAGAGAAATTTTAATCCACTTTGGTATTGATACCGTCAGCCTGAAGGGCGAAGGATTTACGTCTTTCGTATCAGAAGGAGACCGCGTTGAGCCTGGACAAAAACTTCTTGAAGTTGATCTGGATGCAGTCAAACCGAATGTACCATCTCTCATGACACCGATTGTATTTACAAACCTTGCTGAAGGAGAAACAGTCAGCATTAAAGCAAGCGGTTCAGTCAACAGAGAACAAGAAGATATTGTGAAGATTGAAAAATAA